The Tubulanus polymorphus chromosome 3, tnTubPoly1.2, whole genome shotgun sequence nucleotide sequence CTAGGTGGTTTttcggtaaaagtgcagatccgcacctctcgtaaatggttcaatcaatttgaattacattaaatatcactcatttagactcaaaatgtcatcagcagtTCAGTACACTGGTTTATTTTATGGTATCTTTACTAGAAAGTAGATTTCTAGCCTGGATTTTGTCTCGAGATCGTCATGATTTTTGAACCAGATGCCATATTGGATGGGTCAATCTAAAGTGAAGATTTGTTAAGAATATTTGCTGAAACGATGGTTCATAACCCACTCAATTTGAGGAAGAAAAGTATAAATTTCTTGTTAATCTCAACAATGATATCTGACAATTTGGTTAGCATTAAGTACCCCAGTGACAGTTGACAGAAATTTGATTAGTTTTATGCACTGATTACCCTCACATCGTTTCAGTAATTATTTAAGACAAATCTTCACTTTAGATTTCCCTATCCAATATGGCGTCCTATTTAAAGATCGTCACGATTCTGAGATAAAACCGGGCCAAAAATCTGCTTTCTAGTAGagatatcataaaataaatcacTGCATTGGATTCTGTGAGACATTCTGAAGTTAGAACAGTGATTTATAATTCAGTAGATTGCGTCAGTCACAAGAGGTGCAGATCTGTACTTTTACCggttattcatattttgcaatacatactaaatcattatattgctatatgaatacattacaTCCACATAGCATCAAAAGTTTAGAAACTAACCCTGTATAAATAAAGGAGAAAAATGGagtgaagaaaatgaaatactgGCAGCTtaagaaatcttttttcagATATTGAAGTCTCTTGGTTACACTAAAGAAGTTCTTCAAATTGGCAGGGGCACTTATGAGCCAAAATCGTCCATTGAGGAGGATTTCAGCTTGCAGTTCTTCAGATATAAAGATTCGATCAAAGCTGATATTGAGAACGCAAGTTTGGTTATAAGCCATGCTGGTATGTTAGATGCATCTTCGGTGTACCCTTTACTATCACTCTGAACCCAAACCTAAATATAACATCATAATGTATAATATTACACAGGTGCTGGAAGTGTTCTAGAGACATTAGAGGCTGGTAAACATATGATCGTCGTCATCAATGAGGAATTAATGAACAACCATCAATTAGAATTAGCAAATCAGATGTACAAAGATGGCCACTTATACTACTGCACCTGTAGGTTAGTTAAGATTGAAgtttaaaactcctttaaaaTCACACGGCATACACAGAAatgtcattttcaatgaatttgtttGATTATGATTGATAACTCTTTGCAGTGAACTGGGTGATCTGATGAAATCTATGGATTTAAGTCAGCTAAAGCCATTGAAACCTGGTAAACCAGAATTGTTCGGCAAATTTTTGAATAACTTGATGGGAGTAGATTCATAATTGTCTTTaggtaaataataataatttggtTTTTCTTGTGAATTATTTTCTAACGGATGATTGAAACAGATTGAATTGTgatattattttttatcatttaagGAAATCATTTTGTGTATAAAAATGGCTGATGATCGTGTTTGTTTGAGTTATGAGGACAGTTTGCTGCGTGAATCTGATGTGAAATTGTTGGATCCGCCCAACTGGTTGAACGATGCCATTATcggattctgttttgaatatttttcgaaTGAGGAATTTGTCAATCATCCGTTCTCTTTTGTGTCACCCGAAGTGACTCAGTTTATGAAATTTGCTGATGTGACCGAACTAGGATTGTTTTTAGAACCGTTGGATTTGCCAAATAAAGAAGCCATTTTCCTAGCGGTGAATGACAATGCAGATGTGAATCACACAGGTGGTTCGCATTGGAGTTTATTGTTGTATCATCGCCGTAGTAACCAATTTGAACATTACGACTCGTCAAATGGCAGTAACTCAACAATTGCGGCAACACTTGTTCATAAAATTTGGACTTATTTAGCGACAGAATGTAAACCCAAATATAAAGAAATTTCCGATgcacctcaacaagtaaataGTCACGATTGTGGTG carries:
- the LOC141901732 gene encoding sentrin-specific protease 8-like isoform X1, producing the protein MADDRVCLSYEDSLLRESDVKLLDPPNWLNDAIIGFCFEYFSNEEFVNHPFSFVSPEVTQFMKFADVTELGLFLEPLDLPNKEAIFLAVNDNADVNHTGGSHWSLLLYHRRSNQFEHYDSSNGSNSTIAATLVHKIWTYLATECKPKYKEISDAPQQVNSHDCGVYCICFVQYLAQQLSPAADNDKTMKDAMSPAAVSAKRNEWKHLIWTLANN
- the LOC141901732 gene encoding UDP-N-acetylglucosamine transferase subunit ALG13-like isoform X2 — encoded protein: MTEKTVFVTVGTTSFDRLVKTVCSSDICQILKSLGYTKEVLQIGRGTYEPKSSIEEDFSLQFFRYKDSIKADIENASLVISHAGAGSVLETLEAGKHMIVVINEELMNNHQLELANQMYKDGHLYYCTCSELGDLMKSMDLSQLKPLKPGKPELFGKFLNNLMGVDS